Below is a genomic region from Trichocoleus sp. FACHB-46.
CCAGAAGCAGTTACAAGGAATCTCCGCAGGTGGTTGTACTGACGATGTCACCCAATTACTAGGCATCGCTGCCACTACTGAGCGATCGACTTCAATTCTACCTCTGTCATGTTAGGGGAATCATTTGCAGATCTCAAGACCTCGCTGAATGATGGGACCAATGTTGATTTTGGTTCCCGGAATTGCAGGATTACTGCGCCAAATTTCCTCAATTGCTTTGTAGCCTAAAGCTTTAGCGGTTCCGTTAACTGCATAAGACTCATCTTCTGTAGCAAACACCACGGCACCAACTTGCTGCCCATTCCCCTCACCAATGCAGTACAACTCGCCGTTACTGACGGTAAAAGGCCACGAGTCGCCGAACTCAGCTTGAGAGATCGTGATGGAATTGCTTGTGGCTGCCATAATAGGGAGCACTCCTGAAAATACAATGGAGATGGACAAGGTGATAGCTGCGATCGCGAGTGCCAACTTTTGCAGAGTAGACCTCATAGACTAACTCATCTAAACTCTGCCCAAATATTAATAGTAAATTAGCAATCACGCTCGACTCTTCAGTTAGCCTTCACACCCAATCCCGTCACCATCTTTATCAAACCCATGTGGGTCAGGTGCCAAAACACTAAACCGCTTCTGTGGGATATCCCCACAATTTAAATCAGGTGGGCTTTGGGGGATGCATACACCAGGATAAGCAGGGGAACAGTTAGAAATAGGTGATGGAGCGGTGGGAGCTGGGCTGGACGGTGCACGCTTACCTGCTCTAAAATCCCACGGCATTACTGGATTGGCTTGGCTCCAAAAGGCTA
It encodes:
- a CDS encoding DUF2511 domain-containing protein, whose protein sequence is MRSTLQKLALAIAAITLSISIVFSGVLPIMAATSNSITISQAEFGDSWPFTVSNGELYCIGEGNGQQVGAVVFATEDESYAVNGTAKALGYKAIEEIWRSNPAIPGTKINIGPIIQRGLEICK